A genomic window from Gossypium hirsutum isolate 1008001.06 chromosome D10, Gossypium_hirsutum_v2.1, whole genome shotgun sequence includes:
- the LOC121222133 gene encoding probable LRR receptor-like serine/threonine-protein kinase At3g47570: protein MGSELSTKGDVYSYGILLLEMFTGKRPTDEKFKEGLSLHNFVKSALPDRVIEILDPILFEERVQQETLKGKCLRNEIHLQCLNLIYEIGLICSAESPSACLVVRGNDTDQQALLQFKAKITDDQLRVMESWNSSIHFCQWHCVTCGRKHQRVTKLELQSLKLSGSLSPHIGNMSFLRVLNLLNNSFYNQIPQSIGGLRRLETLYLTNNSISGEIPSNLSSCSKLTIVRMAGNRLTGEIPAFLGFLSNLKVLSFYNNSLRGSIPPSLAANAISGTLPVAMFNLSNIRFFDIGENKIQCTLYTDLAITMPYVEFFSVRGNKISGQIPISITNASNLDVLQFNDNRLSGKVPSLEKLDKLSTLQLAVNDLGHGREGDLNFLCTLVNNTKLEFLFISDNNFGGVFPKCVSNFSNTLLRLEIDENKIMGRIPDGIGNLVNLEVLFASENQMSGPIPFEIGRLQKLNKFFAHINFLSGAIPHSIGNLSALTIVSLDFNNLQGNIPPSIGKC, encoded by the exons ATGGGAAGTGAGTTGTCAACAAAAGGGGATGTGTATAGCTATGGCATCCTCTTGCTAGAGATGTTTACAGGGAAGAGGCCGACGGATGAAAAGTTCAAAGAAGGTTTAAGTCTTCACAACTTTGTTAAGTCAGCTTTACCGGATCGAGTGATTGAGATTTTAGATCCCATTCTTTTTGAAGAAAGAGTCCAACAAGAAACTCTCAAGGGAAAATGTCTGAGAAATGAAATACATCTTCAGTGCTtgaatttaatatatgaaataggACTCATTTGTTCTGCTGAATCACCAAGTGCAT GCCTTGTAGTTAGAGGAAATGACACTGATCAACAAGCATTACTCCAGTTCAAAGCCAAGATAACTGATGATCAGCTTAGGGTCATGGAGTCCTGGAATAGTTCCATTCACTTCTGTCAATGGCATTGCGTTACATGCGGTCGCAAGCATCAGAGAGTCACCAAATTGGAACTACAGTCCCTCAAACTCTCGGGATCtttatcaccacacattggaAATATGAGCTTCCTTAGGGTGTTGAATCTTTTGAACAACAGCTTCTATAACCAGATTCCTCAATCGATTGGTGGTTTAAGGAGACTGGAAACATTATATCTGACCAACAACTCCATAAGTGGTGAAATTCCTTCCAATTTATCTTCTTGCTCTAAGCTCACAATAGTTCGTATGGCAGGCAACCGGCTAACAGGAGAAATACCTGCTTTTCTGGGTTTCTTGTCAAACTTGAAAGTCTTGAGTTTTTACAACAACAGTTTGAGAGGGAGTATCCCACCTTCATTGG CAGCAAATGCAATTTCTGGTACGCTTCCTGTTGCAATGTTCAATCTTTCCAATATTAGGTTCTTTGATATTGGTGAAAATAAGATTCAATGTACTCTTTATACTGACTTAGCGATCACTATGCCATATGTTGAGTTCTTTTCTGTAAGGGGAAATAAAATCTCCGGACAAATCCCGATTTCAATAACCAATGCCTCAAATCTAGACGTACTTCAATTTAATGATAATAGACTTAGTGGAAAGGTGCCTTCCTTGGAGAAGTTGGATAAACTATCTACGCTTCAACTTGCCGTAAACGATTTGGGACATGGGAGAGAAGGTGACTTGAACTTTCTCTGCACTTTAGTCAATAATACCAAATTAGAATTTCTATTTATTAGTGACAATAATTTTGGAGGGGTATTTCCTAAATGCGTCAGCAATTTTTCCAACACCCTTTTACGGttagaaatagacgagaacaaaATAATGGGAAGAATCCCAGATGGGATTGGTAATCTCGTCAATTTGGAGGTATTATTTGCATCAGAAAATCAAATGTCTGGTCCCATACCATTTGAGATTGGGAGGCTTCAAAAGCTAAACAAATTTTTCGCTCATATTAATTTTCTCTCCGGGGCTATTCCCCATTCTATTGGAAATTTATCGGCATTAACAATAGTTAGTTTAGATTTTAACAATCTCCAGGGCAACATTCCTCCAAGTATAGGCAAATGCTAG
- the LOC107934942 gene encoding probable LRR receptor-like serine/threonine-protein kinase At3g47570, giving the protein MNKALSKTNQSHLRAMGISKKHLEVVILLSCFNLRGPNLLGLATATTVIRGNDTDQQALLHLKAKIIGDQLKVMESWNSSIHFCQWHGITCGRKHQRVTKLELQFLELSGSLSPYIGNLSFLKELNLASNNFYDHIPQEVGHLRRLERLELINNSFSGEIPSNLSACSKLTYIRMRGNQLRGEIPGSFGLLSKLKFLSFVNNSLRGSIPPALGNLSSLEELYLTYNALSGVLPEALGRLTNLIHFSADENSISGIIPTAMFNLSNIIVFSIGGNKIQGTLHSDLAITMPHVGAFSVWGNQIYGKIPISISNASNLYQLQLDENRLSGNVPSLEKLENLFVLNLYTNHLGHGIEGDLNFVCTLVNNTKLGILSIHNNNFGGVFPKCIRNFSRTFSVLGIEHNNILGRIPDGIGNLNSLEVLRASQNQLSGPIPSDIGRLQKLKKFYVDSNFLSGIIPHSIGNLTMLIELALDVNKLKGSIPSSLGNCQNLLRMTLSHNNLSGSIPPQVLALSSLSILLNLSSNYLTGELPFEVEKLKNLGELDVSKNRLSGLLPNNLGSCVSLEKLFLDGNLFEGPIPSSLSSLRGLAALDVSDNNLSGKVPEFLASFGALKYLNLSFNDFEGVIPSEGVFKNSSATFVEGNNKLCGGITELHLSRCNSAKSSNTSLRLKIVIVAVILGVTLIFLFLLILLLRKKKEQQPTTTCAENSLLRLSYQSILRATNGFSTQNLVGLGSFGSVYRGILEETGEVIAVKVLNLLNHGASRSFLAECEVLKNIRHRNLVKVLTAISGVDYQGNDFKALVYEFMVNGSLEDWLHPPAGTNEPETIRNLNLFQRLNMAIDVAHALEYLHHHCEILIIHCDLKPSNILLDEEMVAHISDFGLAKILSTDKLNYSASQSSSLGLRGTIGYAPPEYGMGSKLSTKGDVYSYGVLLLEMFTGKRPTDERFKEGLSLHNFVKTALPERMIEIIDPILLQERVKQGTITDITLGGNIIENDKFLQCMNSILEIGLTCSTESPSERVDMCDVVTELCSIRDQIYLCWNIGSSKKKKTNERKTKEKNSARKFVT; this is encoded by the exons ATGAACAAAGCACTCTCGAAAACAAATCAATCTCATCTCAGGGCGATGGGGATATCAAAAAAGCATTTAGAAGTTGTTATTCTTCTCTCATGCTTCAACTTGCGGGGTCCTAACTTGCTTGGTTTAGCAACAGCAACCACTGTAATTAGGGGAAATGACACTGATCAACAAGCTTTACTCCATTTAAAAGCCAAGATAATTGGTGATCAACTTAAGGTTATGGAGTCTTGGAATAGTTCCATTCACTTCTGTCAATGGCATGGTATTACATGCGGCCGCAAGCATCAGAGAGTCACCAAGTTGGAACTACAATTCCTCGAACTCTCAGGATCTTTATCACCATATATTGGAAATTTGAGCTTTCTCAAGGAGTTGAATCTTGCAAGCAACAACTTCTACGATCATATTCCTCAAGAAGTTGGACATCTAAGAAGACTGGAAAGGTTAGAACTGATCAATAATTCTTTTAGTGGTGAAATTCCTTCCAATTTATCCGCTTGCTCTAAGCTTACATATATCCGCATGAGAGGCAATCAACTAAGAGGAGAAATACCTGGTTCGTTCGGTCTCTTGTCAAAGCTGAAATTCTTGAGTTTTGTCAACAACAGTTTAAGAGGGAGCATCCCGCCTGCGTTGGGGAACTTGTCATCCCTGGAGGAACTTTATTTGACATATAATGCATTAAGTGGGGTTCTACCTGAAGCTCTTGGACGACTGACAAATCTGATACATTTCTCGGCAGATGAAAATTCAATATCTGGTATTATTCCGACCGCAATGTTCAATCTATCCAATATTATAGTCTTCTCCATAGGGGGGAACAAGATTCAAGGTACTCTTCATTCTGACTTAGCAATCACTATGCCACATGTTGGGGCCTTTTCCGTATGGGGAAACCAAATCTATGGAAAGATTCCTATTTCAATATCCAATGCCTCAAATCTATATCAACTTCAACTTGATGAGAACAGACTTAGTGGGAACGTGCCTTCCTTAGAAAAGCTAGAAAACCTGTTTGTACTTAACCTATACACCAACCACTTGGGACATGGGATAGAAGGTGACTTGAACTTCGTTTGCACTTTAGTCAATAATACCAAATTAGGAATTCTATCTATACACAACAATAATTTTGGAGGGGTATTTCCCAAATGCATTAGGAATTTTTCTAGAACCTTTTCAGTATTAGGAATAGAACATAACAACATATTGGGAAGAATACCGGATGGGATTGGAAATCTCAACTCTTTGGAGGTGCTACGGGCATCACAAAATCAATTATCAGGCCCCATTCCCTCTGATATTGGGAGGCTTCAGAAGCTAAAGAAATTTTACGTTGATAGTAATTTTCTCTCTGGGATTATTCCCCATTCTATTGgaaatttaacaatgttaatcGAACTAGCTTtagatgttaacaaacttaagGGAAGCATTCCATCTAGTCTAGGTAATTGCCAAAATTTGCTTAGGATGACTCTTTCTCATAACAATCTTAGTGGATCAATACCCCCTCAAGTACTTGCACTTTCATCCTTGTCCATTTTACTAAACTTATCATCAAACTATTTGACTGGTGAACTTCcctttgaagtagagaaattgaAAAATCTGGGTGAATTGGATGTTTCAAAAAATAGATTATCTGGTTTGCTTCCAAACAACCTTGGTAGCTGTGTAAGCCTAGAGAAGTTGTTTTTGGATGGCAATTTGTTTGAAGGGCCCATTCCTTCATCTTTGAGTTCATTGAGAGGTCTTGCAGCATTGGATGTATCCGATAATAATCTTTCAGGTAAGGTTCCTGAATTTCTTGCAAGCTTTGGGGCATTAAAGTATTTAAATCTCTCATTCAATGATTTTGAAGGAGTGATACCAAGTGAAGGAGTCTTCAAGAATTCAAGTGCTACATTTGTTGAAGGGAACAATAAGCTTTGTGGAGGCATCACTGAGTTACACTTGTCAAGATGTAACTCGGCAAAATCATCAAACACTTCTCTTCGTTTAAAAATTGTTATTGTTGCTGTAATTTTAGGAGTGACTTTGATATTCCTTTTTCTCCTTATCCTGTTGCTTCGAAAGAAGAAAGAGCAGCAGCCAACAACAACTTGTGCAGAAAATTCACTTTTAAGGTTATCGTACCAAAGCATCCTAAGGGCTACTAACGGATTTTCTACGCAGAATTTGGTTGGTTTGGGAAGTTTTGGTTCCGTGTACAGAGGAATTCTTGAAGAGACTGGAGAAGTTATTGCAGTGAAGGTGCTTAATCTTCTAAATCATGGAGCTTCGAGGAGTTTCTTAGCTGAATGTGAGGTCTTGAAGAACATTCGACATCGGAATCTTGTCAAGGTTTTAACAGCCATTTCAGGTGTCGATTATCAAGGCAATGATTTTAAAGCCTTGGTTTATGAGTTCATGGTAAATGGAAGTTTGGAGGACTGGCTGCATCCACCTGCTGGAACCAATGAACCAGAGACAATAAGAAACCTGAACCTCTTCCAAAGACTTAATATGGCCATAGATGTTGCTCATGCACTAGAGTATCTGCACCATCATTGCGAAATATTGATCATTCATTGTGACCTCAAGCCAAGCAATATTCTACTTGATGAGGAAATGGTTGCCCATATAAGTGACTTCGGCTTAGCAAAAATCCTTTCTACAGACAAGCTTAACTATTCTGCTAGTCAATCAAGCTCCCTTGGATTAAGAGGAACTATTGGTTATGCTCCACCTG AATATGGCATGGGAAGCAAGTTGTCAACAAAAGGTGATGTGTATAGCTATGGCGTCCTCTTGCTTGAAATGTTTACAGGGAAAAGGCCGACTGATGAAAGATTCAAAGAGGGTTTAAGTCTTCACAACTTTGTTAAGACAGCTTTGCCCGAACGAATGATTGAGATTATAGATCCCATTCTTCTTCAAGAGAGAGTCAAACAAGGAACAATCACAGACATTACTCTTGGTGGAAACATCATAGAAAATGACAAGTTTCTTCAATGTATGAATTCGATTCTTGAAATAGGACTCACTTGTTCTACTGAATCACCAAGTGAGCGGGTTGACATGTGTGATGTTGTTACCGAGCTTTGTTCCATTAGAGATCAGATTTATCTGTGTTGGAACATTGGCagcagcaaaaagaaaaaaacaaatgagagaaaaacaaaagaaaagaactcaGCAAGAAAATTTGTAACTTGA